Part of the Spinacia oleracea cultivar Varoflay chromosome 5, BTI_SOV_V1, whole genome shotgun sequence genome, ATCAAAGCCTTGTAAAATACTCTGTACGAAGTAAATTTTAAAGTGATGATTACCAAACATAGGACTCCATGATTGGTTGATAACATCCAAGCACACCGAGCCAGACCTGAAGATTGTAAGAATAATTTAAGACATAACTAATAAGCATTCACTCAGATCAACAGCTATCAGGGAATACCTTTCCATATGCTCTAGGAATAGGAGTAAACTCACAGTTCATCAACATTTGGGTGGAATATTTTGTTTATAAACCCAATGGAAGGGGACTTATAAGGATAGCCATCTGGAAGCTCAACATGGACTTTCCACACCCCACCTTCATAGAGACCTATAGTCACCACAACGAACGTAAGagttctttttaaaaaaaaattagaaaccaTGAATAGCTAACCTAGAACCTCAAATAAAAATATCACACAAGTTGCATACATGTCCATGAGGACATTTTCTTGTGATcaagtaatatatatataaaaaaaatggtaaGGAAGAAGGGAAGCAAGGATAGTGCGAACTGTAACGAACTAAACAAGTGACAAGTTGCTTCAACATACTCTCTTTTGGACCGTTGAACACGACGTTGAACTCGCTAAGCCCATCATTTATAGTCTCTACTGAATAATCACTCATCATCCTGAATACAACGGTAAGATCAATTAAAGAAAAAGAGTTAAACATTATGAATATAGTCCATGGAAAAAACCAACACATTGATACTGCAAAAGGGTTAAAACTTAAAGGCTTAAAGCATTTAGAGGTTAGGAGTTTATGAGATTAACAATCCCTTTTTGATTGCATAGACAGCCTGCTACCAACTAAACATCCCTAAACCAGCAGCAGGAATCCTCATTAAAGATTTAAAGGcataaggaaaaaataatatggtAATAGTATAACGACAACAGGATATGATGCAACAAACTTGAGCAACAAATGCTTCAGATTCTTAGAGCAGATGCACATAAAAACAGGTACTGTTAGTTCAGACTCCAGAACTATGTTGGATGAACCCTTCATTCACTTCTAACTGCCTGTATTGATCTTAAAGCCATGCCAAAGTAACGTACGGCCAATATTAAAACCACAGAGATACAGAATTCAGTATATTTTAGAAAAAAAGAATATTAAGACGCTGAGGAGCTTACAGCTTCATAACATCCATCTCTCTTCTCTTACTTGGTGAAGACATAGTAATCAAATGTGTCAAGCTTGTGCCAAATTGATCTGTCTGAGTAGAAGATGGCAGAAAAAGAGAAGTAATAAGTAAAAATAAACATGACAAAACATCGGCTAGTATTCACAACAGAACAAGCTAGAGCATTCATCCGTATGCATACGGATTCAGGAACTATTAACAGGGTCATTTTCCCGAAAGGGTAAAAAATGGTGTCACTGAAGAAAGTATCCAAGGAAGGTTAAAAAAGAGTCCAACCCTCAAAGCAGAAATTCAATAACCAGCAAGAGGGCTGTAGAAGCTGAATAAACGTCAAATTTGTGCAGGAAATGCAATTCATTGTCTAATAAATATGTGATTGCTCTTACAAAGGAAACCGAAGTTAGAGAAAATGGTACTTTGAAGTGGTAGATGCATAAGCGAAGATGATAACACCTGCTGGGCTCACCAATGGTTTGAACACAGGGTTTTCCTGATAATAGGCTTTGACTGGAATATTTTATCCATTCCCACAAGAACAGGCAGGGTGGATTGCCAAAGTTTTACATAGATATATACACACAGCCAAACTGAACACAGAAATCTTTTCACAATGTTCACTAATCCCACTAGGAAAAATCTCGAGAATTTTGAGGCTAAAATATGCCATGTAATAAAATTTCCTACAGACACCATAGAAAAGCCGGCGACCCTTTCattatttttacaaattaataaCTTTTCAAAACATCGGAAGTAAAAAATTCAGAAACTTAATACTCCACagaattttttaattttggatGAGTGCAGTCTGCCTACATTCTGCAGACTGCACTCATGGGTCATGGGTCATGGGTCAATCAACTTGTGATTCCACTTGTTATTCCAATTTGTTTAGGACTCTTTTGGCTGCAAGTTTTAGGTGGCTTAGGAATCTAGGAAGGCGAAACTCTATTGTCTATATAAAGGCATTGTTTAATATGAACAAAAACCATATTTAAGTTTTGTGAATTGATGAACTTTTGCTATTTAGTTCTTGCGAGAATCAAGAGTACTATCCATCGATTAATACATAATACATCACGAATCATGTCCATATTCCATAGATTTCCACCCTTAATATTCTTCAGGTTTTTGTGCATCAATACTTAGCAAATCCGGATCGGAATCCACAAACACTTGGTTCTAAATTCCAAGATGCAATAACTCATTCCACCAAAGACTTCACAAGGGACAACATTGGGTAATATACTATTGTGATCCCCGCGGCTACTCAAATGTTAGCTATCCTTAAGTCGTCAATAGTCACACATAGTCCATAAGGTTACCTAAATCGTTCTAAACTTGACATTCTTAACCAAACCCTCCAAGCAATGCTACTATTTAGCACTCCTAGATGAAACCAGACTGAAAATCAAAGCCAAATCTCTTCCATACACATCAAGAAATGTAACTCTTAATCCTCGTGAAAACGATGAACTTTCAAAAACCTAAACCATTCTGAATGCGATCAAAGCTCATTTGAACACTTCCCTGCCCATTATACCAAATTAAATTGTACTAATGCAAATAGTCTACTTGCCGCTACTGCTTGTTTCATCAAAACTACATATCTTTGCAACAAATAAGCAAACCAATCATCAATGCATTATAATTGAAATCAAAATTCCTGGGTACAGTCCCCTCCTGTTGAAAGCAGTATAGATGGTATAGTACAAAGtcaatcacaaaaaaaaaaaaaaaaaagcataacCCAACATAAATTATGCACAATGCGGTTAATTAATTACCCAATTATAATCAAAACCCAAGTTCATCACATTTACAAACAATTGAGAAAACCCAGTAAAAAGAATTTCCCAAGAAAACAGAAGAGATCCTAATTCATAAGAAAAAGATTGTTCAATCAATCGCTGTATATAATTGCAGAAGAAATTAAAAGGGAAAAGTGGACTAACCAAACAAGATGATTACAAATTGACGAACACCCAGATTGTGAAAGGAATTACGTGGGTTTAAATATCAAAAGGTAAAATGCAatctttgttgttgttctttgttgTTGATGAAAGAAAAAGGGGAGGAGAgggaaaaaagagagaaaaagagaaaggTATAAAAGGAGGTTGATTAAAAAAAGTAGGGGATAGAGAAGGAATTAATTAAGGAATGATCAAATGTCGACATGTTAAAGGGTTCACGTGGTGATAAGTATGTCGTGCAACGTGTAAAATCAGCTCTTTTTTAAATAGAGTACGACGATAGGAATGACAGGTGAATATAATTTTGTGGATCTCGCACTTTACATGTTTAAATTGGAGCTGATATGGACGTGACTTTGGTGGATGGTGAAAGGATATGGATATTAAAAGTCATATCCAATTGGGTTAATGGTGGATATGAACTTAAATCTGCCCATATACATATGTTAGTCCGATCTTTACCCTATACCCATAACTTTGAAgaattttctaaattttttttaaaaaatcatgCGGATATAGAAGAATACCTGGAGATAGTAGGTGGGTATAAGCCGATAATAGGATTATGAATATTCACTTGAGTGGTGGAGTGAGTGTGAATTTAGGTTTATACCCACATGGGCGGGGTATGGATATTTACTTTGTTTCAGGTATGGGTGGTGGATAGGTTGTGGATACGAAATATTAAGGTGAGTATGGATCGGGGT contains:
- the LOC110788152 gene encoding ubiquitin-conjugating enzyme E2-23 kDa, translating into MSSPSKRREMDVMKLMMSDYSVETINDGLSEFNVVFNGPKESLYEGGVWKVHVELPDGYPYKSPSIGFINKIFHPNVDELSGSVCLDVINQSWSPMFDLLNVFEVFLPQLLLYPNASDPLNGDAASLMMKDRQQYEQKVKEYCDRYAKKENISNSDAEDESEEEDISDGRCTSSDDELAGHADP